The DNA window ATCCAAGCACAGGGCTTCCAGTCACCAAGAACTGTTTCCCAAAGGCAGGAAAATATGGGACTGTTTCCAGAGGTTAAAGCTTTTCAGAGCCTTCACTAGTCCCACTGGAAAATTGTGAAAACTGAAATCCTTCAGCAAAATGAATCTGCCAATACTTCAACTTCAACTTAGCTGGGGTTAACCAGCCACCTGTATGGGACAGCAGAAGGGGACCAATGCTTCTATCTGGCACACCCAGTGGACAATGAAGCCCAAACATCTCTTAACATCCCACAAATGTTAGCATGACAGTCTACAAAAGAACTGTTATAATAGATGCCCTGCTCCAAGATCATCTGTCCCATAGAGCTTGTAAACGTCCTGCTTCCCCCCGGCTCCCCACCCCCGGGAGATGGCCAGtccccaccactcctcttctacTAACTTTTCATGAGCCCAGTGCTCTTGGAGGGATGATGCCTTGGCTGTGGCCCTTAACCCAGTGCATGGCTCTGGAGCTACAGAAAGAGGCCTCAGGCGGAAGAGATCATAAAAGGATACGACAGTGGTGATCCATCTTCAGCACACACCTGTGAGGGAGGGACACAGGCTCTGTTACGGTGGCCAAGGTTCTTGAGAGGTCAGTGTCAATCCTTTCCTACAAGGCCCAGCATCCTGCTGAGGTGGAAAGGGCACAGACTTTGAAGATAGCCAGGCCTTGCTTCAAACCCTGCTGCACTGGCTACATGACCTTGGATGAGGTGAACTCATCTCTGAAGCTCAGTGTCCACAAGTGACAATGCCTAACCCGGGACCATCCTGAGGACCAGGTGTCACGATGCGAGGGCACACTGCCTGGTATATGACAGGCATTTCACAAACGTCTTCTGAAACTTTAGGTCTAAATTTTGCCCTACGGTTTCAGCAAAAAGGGCCACAGCTGGGGTTCACAGCGAGCAAAGCCAAGACCCACCTATTGCAGATGCTGCAGTGGTGTGTTCGGGCTGGCTTGGGGTAAATGCACTTCTTACAGATGGAGACTGTTGCGATATCATTCCTGCCCTGTGCAAAGGGAGAAAAGCATCACGACAACGGTGGCAGCACAGTTTTGTACCTCAAAAGATACCAAGgcgcaccccctccccactcctggggCCGGCTCCCACAGCCTGCAGCTCTATCCCTCCCACATGCCCgtggggacccacctggggtggATATCCAGGTGGAGTGGTGATGGCCTGGTAGTAATGGAAGACGATAAGGATCAGATTCCAGTGGCTGTAGAAGAAGTGCCAGCAGAGCCGTGGCACTGAGTATGTTCGGAGGATGAGGGGCAGGACACACAGGTAGGCGATGGCCACGATGGAGCTGGTCAGCACAATCACCAACACCACGAACACCTGCCAACACCAGTGAGGTCAGGGAGACACAGTGAGAGTTTGCCAACACCAAGAGACGACTCAGGAATTTCCCTGGGGTAGGGGGCTGCTGTGGGTCCCAAACCCAATGTGGGTCCACTAGACACATGTCCTTCTGCTACCCCAAAACATCCCTTTTCCTGCTCCCTGGGCATCACTCACCACCCCACACCAGCGGATCACGTTGTCCACCAGCCAGTAGATAGGCTCAAAGGCAGCATCGACAGCGGTGTCACTGCCCCCAAAGGAGTTGTAGAGCAGGGAGCGCAGGCAGACCTTGCCATAGCGCCAGCGCTGTACCAGGCCCCGGAGCAGAGGTGGGCAGCGGCGCCTGTAGCCCAGGAGCAGAAGCAGGCGCAGGCAGAGGCGGGCGGGACCCAGCAGCAGGCTCCGCTGGCCCCGCATGGCTCCTAGGAGAGCACACCATTGTGAGGAGCCAGCCGGGTCCTGTCCCTCCCTATCCCACCAGGGAGGAGGCAAAGACCTAGAATGAGGCCCACCTGGGCCAGTCACCAGCTGTGGGAGGTAGGAAGGTCACTTCGCTTCTCTGCGGAATGGGTGGGGCCAGTGTCCCAACCAGATTACATGGGGTAGGGTCTGGAGGTTGAGCCTGCAGAAATCCTACTTACATTATACCACTCGGGTGCACAGCAAGTCCAAGGTGATGCACACCTAGAGTAAAGGGCCAAGGAGAGGCAGGCAGCTCCAAGCCAAGGCAGGGTCTTTGGGGTTGTCTGTGTAGACAGACCGCTGGGTGGAGCACAGCCGACATGCACAAAGCTGCCACCATGCCTCTGTGGGCATGGCCATCCTAGCAGAGGATTCCAGGGGGGTATCCTGCCTGCTGTAGCCCATCAACCTACCTCCTAACAATTGTTCTTCACCAAGGACTGGTGAGTGGGGGAGTAAGCGATAGCATGTGGATCCTACATCTAGACCTGCCCTGGTGCCGAATCTCTGCAAAAGATAGTCATCTTTCCTACTTCCTCTGGGCTGATGTTACAGGCCACCAGACCCAACCTGGTAGCACGAGAGTCCCAATCTCCTGTCAGGACACCTCAGCTACCCTGTGTGACATAAGATGCTTTGTCTCCAATTccaggcccagccccacccccaaggaAGCAAAAGCCAAGACAACTTCAAGAATTCACAGCAGAATACCACAGGCAGGAGACCCTGGCAGTGGGAGGGGGGCCTCCATGCTGTGGCCCATGAAGACCACAGAGCCTAGCCTCTGTGATGAGTCTCCCCTGCCCAGCTCTAGCTGGACACTCATGAGTCTTCTCTGCAGCTGCTGCCCTTGGCCCCAAGCCTCCCAACCAGCCTTCCCCCACTCAATAGCTATGGGAGGTCAGCAGCCCTGGCAACGTCCAGAACAGAAGTCATGGACTCCTTCAATGTTAGTCTCATCAATTCTGCAGATTAAAGCccttaccagaaaaaaaattatctggttTTCCCCTAGGGCTACTATGTCCTCAGCAACTCCACTGACTTATTTAACAGGCAGTTCAAAACCCAAGAGAAACTGGAGGAGGCTGGTCCACTGTAGTGATGGTTTCAGTTCAGTAACTGGAGCAAGGTACTCTCCTTGCACATGGGCTTATCACTAGAggcctttcaaaaaaaaaaaaaaaaaaccacttcaaTACCTCCTTCCACAAGCCTTGTAATGACCTAAGGCAAAAAGGAATCCAGCAGACAAGGccagcaaagagaagaaagacaattCGGTAAGGACCTACTCTGCATCAGGATAAAGAAACTGGCCGTTCCCATCACTCCTAGAAGCCAAGAGACTTAAGCAGCAGTgtagaaatgagagaaaggaaaaagtcaGCCTTCCTACTTCCTCTTGACTTGGAGTCCTGTTGCTTGGAACCATGTTTTGGCTTGAAGCATGAATTTTCAAAATAGTAAATGGCCATAGTCAAATGTAAGAGATGAACGAATATTCTACCCCACAACAAATCCAAGTGACTCAGATTGTCCACATCACTGTTCATTCCCTTACTGTGGCTAATGGACAGTTTCCTATTTGCTAAAATACTCTTTATAGCAACAGCTTGCAAGTAAGATGCATTCCTCAGCTGTTAATAAACACGAATTATATGCTATCTCTCCTGtctacaaaaaacccagaaacattCCTTTTCAGATTCTCCACCTTTCAGATTGTCCTCAACCACCTCTGGTATTCCTGAGCTCTATAGGAAATGCCTGCCTCAAGGACTAGACTTGCTCTCATCTACCCCATAACTTGATTACTTAGGGTTCCATTCTGCCCCTAAgtagttctgtgaccttggacaaatcaccaAACCCTGCTGGAACTCAATCTTCTTGTGTTCTCATTCAGTGACAGGGTAGGGTTAAATgctaaggtcccttccagctctgacccTTTATCGTTCTATATATACACTTGGTTAGGGTATAAATGAAATGTTCACAAAATGCTTAGCACGATACCTGGCTCATAgaagggctcaataaatgcttgttgaaagaATGGAGGATGCAGAAGCGGTGAGGCTGGTCAGACATCTATCTGTGCTACAAATAATAGCGAGTGCACTCCTGCCAACGTGATAACACTAAAAAAGTATCTGATGCTATCATTCTTCACAGTCAGtaaagagaaatagaaaccaCTGTTAGAATCATAGCACTTAAGAGCTAGAAAGGATTTTAGAAAACATGTCCAACCAGAAATCAACCCAAACATGTAAACTGAAAGCTTGTAGAATCAGAGCTACAGACTAGACTTGAGTGAAGAGTCTGAAGCCAACTCCCTCGCAACTCATTTTAGCTAGTGGGGCTTAGGGGGTATGGGGATGCCAGGGAAGAGATACTGTGGTCCATGGGACCACACTTGAACATACGGAGCTCTCATTTCTCAGGAAATTGAGCtaaagcagaattgaaaaaaaagtgtgtgtgtgtgtgtgtgtgtgtgtgtgttgtggttgGGGGTGGAGAATTAGAATTAGCTCTGCAAAGCAGAGCTTCACTATCACCCCAAGCAAGAGCCTTTAGCACTCTGATCCCTCAGGAGCAACCACAGGTCATAGTGACATCTGCCACCAGATCAGAGGGGCCTGAAGGCCACAGCACTCCCCTCTTTCCAAGGCTCTAAGTCACCATCTGTTTTCCAAGGGGAAACTGGAttggaggaggctggagggttTACACTGGGAGGCACATATTCCAAAGCCACCAGAAGGCAAGGGAAACTGTGATGAAGGTCGTAGCAAATCTCAAATGGACAAAGATGCTGCTCTCAGGACGTTTGCTGTGTTAAGCAGTAGTTGTCAGTCATCAGTAAGAGCAGCATTCTACTCATGTGCAGACTTCCCTTCCGGACTAACACGCTTCAAAGAGGAAAAGTTAAGTATGGGCCCACACGACCTGGGATCCGCTTGAGAGGATAAGACTGCAAGATCTGAAGCTGCAGTCACAAAAACCCGAAAAGGGCTTTATTTCTGAAAGAGGTGGCGTCGTCAAAGTGCGATGGactggaagtaaaaaaaaaaaacttgggttCCGGTTTGGGCTCTACCTTGAACTATCTATGAGCCACTGGACAAGTCAAATCCTGTCTCTGGATCTGAGtttccaaatctgtaaaatgggcaagtTGGGGTGGCTGACCTCCTTCCAGCTCCGCGCGTTACAGCCGCCCGAAGGGTGCACTCCGCCAGGCTTGTGCAGGGCGGGGCAAGGAGAGAACAGGAACCCGAGCTCACGAAAAGGCCCCAAACAGGGCCCGACCCTAGAAAAAAGGGCAGTACTGGGGAGCAAAGGCCGCGGCATCGCTCTTACCTGCCGCCTGCCGACTCCCCAGTCAGCCAAATGGAGCCCCGCAGCCTCCTCCGCCGCTCACTGCCACCCCCTCCAGCTCCGCAACCCGGCCGGGCCCGGCTCAGTCCAACCAACCATCACCCGCCACCCGCAACACTAGCCCGCAGACGGACCCGCCGCCAGCCCATCCTGGATCACAGGCGCACGCGCAGGCGTTCCGGAGCCCCGCCCCCGGACTGGTCCCGGGGTAACCTGGGAAATAAAGTTTCCCGGAGGAGGCGCTCCCGAAGACCACGTGACAAATCACACCAGTTGGCGCGTTTCTTACTGTAGGACGGCTCCTGAACTTTGGCCAATAAGAAGTCGACTTCGTTTCCCTCCAGCGGCAGTCATGGCGCCACCCGTGAGGTACTGCGTTCCTGGTAAGTGTGCGGGGCCCATAGCGAACTCTGGATGGGATAGAGGCAGGAAGGCTGGATGGCCGACAGTTTATGGGGACCCGTGACTGATGCAGCGGTTTTTTTCAGGCGAACGTCTGTGTAACTTGGAGGAGGGCAGCCCGGGCAGCGGCACTTACACCCGACACGGCTACATCTTTTCGTCGCTTGCTGGCTGCCTGACGAAGAGCAGTGAGAACGGCGCGGTAAAGGGGCAGTTTcccatttcctccttctcttcctttcttttaggCTGCTTTTGATTTCGCGGTCGTTAGGCAGGGGCACTACGGATGCGTCTTTAGTGCGTGAGCAGTAGTACAGCTGGTCTCCGAGTTTCTTCCTGCTGAGGTGTCAGCTGCTGGGCACTTAGCCACCACAGACCAGATGTGTTGCTCTCGCTTGATTATATTGCTGACACTCGGGGAAGGAAGTTAGGGGACGAGCAGAGGCCGACTCAGCCCTGCAGTGAGCTGAATCTCGTCCGAATGTCGCCTACCTCTCCGGTTTCATCTTGCTTTGCTAGTCCCACCTCACTCTGCAGTCTAGTCACACCGGCTTCATTCACTGTCGCTAGTGGGGTCAGCTCTCTCCTACCACAGAGTCTTTGTACACACGGTATCTGGAGCACGCTCATCTCCTTAGCCTGTTTAATTCCTGTCTTTCAGATAGCCTCTCTAGTATCATTTTATCAGAGAAGCTATGAGCCCCTCTAGTCGTGAAAGGAGTTTCGTGagcttctattttttgttttgttaaactCTCACAAAGAacagtatttctttccttccGTGTGCTCCTCTTTGCATATAATTAAACATTCAGTTACATGTTCCCGCTAGACTCTCCCCTTACTAGACTCTAAGTTCCATGAAAGCAAACGTTGTGGCTGTACCTTTAGTGCCAAGCACAAGGGCctatgctcaataaatgtttgttaaatgccTAACACTGTCCTCTGTAGTTCCAGAGGCTGATCCAGGATTAGCCCAGGATCAGATAAGCAGTCTTTGAAGGAGCAGCTTAAAGACAGGGAGCATAGTAGAAAGAGGATTCAGAATTAGAACATTTAGGTACTGGCTAACTAGACCTTGTTTCTGCTTTAGGTTAGAAACTTGATCTCTCTGGTTTTAAGtttttcctcatatgtaaaatgagagAGTTTTTATTCAGTCAATTTTGGGAGTGTCTTTAACATATCTACGTTTATTCAtttcatagaaatatttattgagcattttcatgtgccaggcacaatgcTGATCTCTAGAGATATGGCAATGAGCCAAAAACACATGGTCCCTGCTATCAAGGGACACAGACATAAATTGTAAACAAGTAAATGTTCAGATTAGTGTATGGCTACAAATGTGATGACTATTTTGAAAGAATATTACAGGTTACCATGAGAACATGTAAaagacagggggcacctgggtggcacagcggttaagcgtctgccttcggctcagggcgtgatcccagcgttgtgggatcgagccccacatcaggctcctctgctatgagcctgcttcttcctctcccactccccctgcttgtgtttcctctctcactggctgtctctatctctgtcgaataaataaataaaatctttaaaaaaaaaaaaaaaaagacaaacccacCGTAGTCAGCAGAAGTGACATTTAACCTGAATCTAAAGGATAAATAAGAATTGGGTAGGTGGGGAGAGCACAGTCCTGGCAGAAAGAATAGATTGAACACAAATTCTGAGATGGGAAGATGTATAATGAGTTAGTGAAACTGAAAGAAGGCCAGGAAACTGAAGCATAGTAAACGAGGGAGGGGTAAATTAAAGATGAGGTTCCAAAATatctgtcttggggcgcctgagtggcttagtcagttgagcatccttttttgactctggatttcagcttgagtcatgatctcagggtcctgggatcgagccccgtgtcagtgCACCCCACCccttcagtgggaagtctgcttgggattctctctctccctctgcccctctccccatttgtgcatgcacacgctctctctctctaaaataaatcttttaaaaaaatatatctgtctTACACCAACAGCAAATACCATGCTCAAAGAGAAAACTACAAGTATTCCCTTGAAATAGAAGAAATCAAGTATGGCCGttattatataacatttatttggAAATTCTAGCCAGTACGATAAAGTGAGAAACGGAAGTAGTATAACTTTGGAGGAGTTGAGTTATCCACGATGATAGACAATGGTTATATACCAAGAAATCCAAGAAAACCACCAAAAACCTTGTTAGAACTGATCTGAAATGATTAGATTATGTCTTCTAGTAGCATTCTTCCCTTGAAGAATGGTCCCTTGACCTTCCTATTGCCTAAAATTTCTAAGGCTGTCTGCTCTGGGCCCATATGAGTCTATAGTCCACCTGTCCTTGTGATCTCAGCTGTGGACCAAAGCATTCCTACATTACTCTTAAGCCACAGATACCTTCATGCAAGGCTTAGTCAGGATctcacattttattgttttctctatAGCTTCCTGTCATTTCTGTGATGAGAGAAACAGAGTCCCAATTACTACCAGATGTGGGGGCTATTGTAACCTGTAAGGTAAGTTGGTCTTAACCTCCCTACTTAGGACACTTGTTCAATGGTAAAATCATGATCATTATGGAACTGCACTgtctaatatggtagccactagctatATGTGGCCATTTaatagaaatgaattaaaattaaacaaaattaaaagttcatTTCCTCAGTCccactagctacatttcaagtgctcacatACAGTTAGCAGCTGCCCTGTTGGCCAacacagaacatttctatcatcacagTGTTACTGGACTGTGCTGGCCTAGGAAGTTCTGGGATAGTGATCAGGGCAGCAAGGTTCAGGCACACGTAGTTCTTTCACTGAGCTGAGTCTCTGAGTATGCGGTTTGGGAAACGGATGTCAAAGGGTAATAAGGAGACCTATTTTTTAAGGTCTGGAAGCTGAGATCTTATTCTGCAGAGAAGCAAAAGACCTTATATTCTAGCATTCCTGTTAAATTTCGTCTTTTAGGGTGTTTTAGGGGAAGTACAAATTAAGGCTGTACTGATCGATAAATGTAATATATCCTTACTCCCTGCCCATCCCACCTTCTGCCAGGTTAAATTAACTTGTAGCTCTTAGTTGCTCTCTTTATAAATTGTCCCAGCAGAAAATCTGTGTGTTATTctcaaaataactgaaaaggCAGTGATCCAAATATTATGCAGTGGctgaaatgtacatttaaattCTGTCCACTCTTCAGGGCTCTTAGCAAGATCTGTTAAAGGTCCAGATTTGCTGTAATGCCCTGAGTCTGTTTATGTTTGGCCTCTCTATTTTTCAAGATCTATTCCATATTATTTCATTGGATGTCCACAGTAACTTTATTAGGTTGCCAGAGTTAACTCTCATTCCACTTGACATATATCATTTATGCAGTGTTAAGTAGGAGTTAACTTGTCTGAAATTCTATAATTAGTAGGGTTGCTTGGACTAAAATCCTGGTAATTCTGACTTTCTTGCTGTCTCCTTGAGCTGACAACTGCTACTACTCTAATGCGGATCTTTTCTCTGTTCCACAGGTCTCTAGCATCAATTCGCGCTTTGCCAAAGTGCACATCCTATATGTAGGGTCCACACCACTTAAGAATTCTTTCCGAGGAACTATCCGGTAAGAAGTATTCCTGTCTTTGCCTTTGCCTCAGCACTTGGAATGAGATTAGGATAGAACAGGGAACTAGAATTTTTAGGAACAATTACAGTTCCTATACctgcctctctgggtctcctttttatgttttgattCTGTCCAGGTAGTGTCCAAAGGAAATGTTATAATGTATGAGctagaacaaaaggaaaatattgacaAGATtgggctttaaaataaaatgaaaagaattgagCTAAGCTGGAGACTAGTGATGCAGGATGATTCATACGAAACAAAGTAGAAGCCATTTTAGGAAGTATCttcctttctttaatttaataTAGTTTAAACCCAAGGATTTTAAGACATTAAAAAGGTTAGTGGGTGAGggacacctgcctggctcagtcagtaaagcatgcacaagtcttgatcttgaggttgtgagttcagcgcccacattgggtatagagattacttaaaaataaaatcttgggggctcctgagtggctcagttgattgagcaacCGATTTGccatttcaactcaggtcatgatctcatgggtcatgagactgagcccgtgttgggctctgcgctcagcagggagtctgcttgagattctcttcctctgtaaaatagagTGCATACTCCCCCCACCCACATGCGTgtttgctgtctctttctctctgtctctctaagatagataaataaatcttaaaaaaatattttaaaaaatggttagtGGGTGaaatggtagattttttttttcctgtaggttCTTTGAGAAGGGACAAACAATTCTTGTGAGCTAGATAATTTAACTTCTGAGGCCCTTTCCACCCTCAGGATTCCATGTGGTTCTATAGTGCCTCTGTTCAAGCTCTTCTAAGGCAGCAAAGTTCCTTATTTTTTCCTGCCAAATTTGATC is part of the Ursus arctos isolate Adak ecotype North America unplaced genomic scaffold, UrsArc2.0 scaffold_7, whole genome shotgun sequence genome and encodes:
- the ZDHHC16 gene encoding palmitoyltransferase ZDHHC16 isoform X2, with amino-acid sequence MRGQRSLLLGPARLCLRLLLLLGYRRRCPPLLRGLVQRWRYGKVCLRSLLYNSFGGSDTAVDAAFEPIYWLVDNVIRWCGVVFVVLVIVLTSSIVAIAYLCVLPLILRTYSVPRLCWHFFYSHWNLILIVFHYYQAITTPPGYPPQGRNDIATVSICKKCIYPKPARTHHCSICNRCVLKMDHHCPWLNNCVGHYNHRYFFSFCFFMTLGCVYCSYGSWDLFREAYAAIETYHQTPPPTFSFRERVTHKSLVYLWFLCSSVALALGALTVWHAVLISRGETSIERHINRKERRRLQTKGRVFRNHYNYGCLDNWKVFLGVDTGRHWLTRVLLPSSHLPHGNGMSWDPPPWVTAHSASVMAV
- the EXOSC1 gene encoding exosome complex component CSL4, which gives rise to MAPPVRYCVPGERLCNLEEGSPGSGTYTRHGYIFSSLAGCLTKSSENGALPVISVMRETESQLLPDVGAIVTCKVSSINSRFAKVHILYVGSTPLKNSFRGTIRKEDVRATEKDKVEIYKSFRPGDIVLAKVISLGDAQSNYLLTTAENELGVVVAHSESGVQMVPISWCEMQCPKTHTKEFRKVARVQPEFLQT